A single genomic interval of Pithys albifrons albifrons isolate INPA30051 chromosome 11, PitAlb_v1, whole genome shotgun sequence harbors:
- the LOC139676837 gene encoding cytochrome P450 2J2-like → MLGVAEIFVALVACLLILQFLKLQWIRTQLPPGPVPLPIIGNLWLLDFKLHRETLTKLSNIYGNIYTLWMGQTPMVVLNGYKAVKDGLVTHSEEVSGRPLTPFYRDMMGEKGIFLTNGHTWKQQRRFGMTIIRSLALGKNNLEHQIQTEASHLVDIFTNTKGKPFDLHTSIVHAIANIICAVVFGHRFSSDDESFSKLIKAIYFVIYFQATIWGRLYDAFPWLMHHLPGPHQEVFAYNDFMHSLVMKEVQAHQRQKAGDPQDLIDFYLAQITKTKDDPTSTFNKDNMVQTVVDLLLGGTETTSTTLLWALLYMVQHPEIQEKVQREIEAAVDPSQPISYEDRKKLPYTNAVIHEALRYSNVTSVGVPRQCVRNTTLLGFHIKKGTLVLPNLHSVVYDSEHWETPWKFNPDHFLDLDGNFVNKEAFLPFSAGHRVCLGEQMARVELFIFFTSLLRAFTFQLPEGVKEINLGYILGAILQPHPYNLCAIPR, encoded by the exons ATGCTGGGGGTTGCTGAGATTTTTGTAGCTCTAGTAGCTTGTCTCTTGATTTTGCAGTTCCTAAAGCTGCAATGGATACGTACCCAGCTGCCTCCAGGACCAGTTCCCCTCCCCATCATTGGAAATTTGTGGCTGCTGGACTTCAAACTTCATCGAGAAACTCTCACTAAG TTATCCAATATTTATGGAAACATCTACACGCTGTGGATGGGACAGACACCTATGGTTGTACTGAATGGATACAAAGCAGTAAAAGATGGCCTTGTCACCCACTCAGAGGAAGTTTCTGGAAGACCTCTCACCCCATTCTACAGGGACATGATGGGCGAGAAAG GTATTTTCCTGACAAACGGCCACACCTGGAAGCAACAGCGACGCTTTGGCATGACCATTATAAGGAGCCTGGCACTCGGTAAGAACAATTTGGAGCATCAAATTCAAACAGAGGCCAGTCACCTTGTGGACATCTTCACAAACACAAAAG GCAAACCTTTTGACCTCCACACCTCCATCGTCCATGCCATTGCAAACATAATTTGTGCTGTTGTTTTCGGGCATCGCTTCTCCAGCGATGATGAATCTTTCAGCAAACTTATCAAAGCTATTTATTTTGTGATCTACTTTCAAGCTACCATCTGGGGCAGG CTGTACGATGCTTTCCCGTGGCTTATGCACCATCTCCCAGGGCCTCATCAGGAAGTGTTTGCATACAATGACTTCATGCACAGTTTAGTCATGAAGGAGGTCCAGGCCCATCAGAGACAGAAGGCAGGTGACCCACAGGATCTCATTGACTTCTACCTGGCTCAAATAACAAAA ACCAAAGATGACCCTACTTCTACATTCAATAAAGACAATATGGTTCAGACTGTGGTTGATCTTTTGCTGGGAGGGACAGAAACAACAAGCACCACCCTTCTCTGGGCACTGCTTTATATGGTACAACATCCAGAAATACAAG AAAAGGTTCAAAGGGAGATAGAGGCTGCTGTGgacccctcccagcccatcaGCTATGAGGACCGCAAGAAGCTGCCGTACACAAACGCGGTAATTCACGAGGCTTTGCGGTACAGCAACGTTACCTCTGTCGGGGTCCCTCGGCAGTGCGTGAGGAATACAACCCTGCTGGGCTTTCACATTAAAAAG gGCACACTTGTATTGCCAAATCTGCACTCTGTGGTGTATGACTCTGAGCACTGGGAGACCCCTTGGAAGTTCAACCCAGACCATTTCCTTGATTTGGATGGCAACTTTGTGAACAAAGAGGCATTCTTACCTTTCTCAGCAG GGCACCGTGTCTGTCTGGGGGAACAGATGGCACGAGTCGAACTGTTCATCTTCTTTACCAGCCTCCTTCGGGCATTTACATTCCAGCTCCCTGAGGGGGTAAAGGAAATCAATTTGGGGTATATTTTGGGGGCAATATTGCAGCCACATCCATACAACCTCTGTGCTATTCCACGCTAG